Proteins encoded by one window of Halomonas chromatireducens:
- the tnpA gene encoding IS66-like element accessory protein TnpA has protein sequence MTTPSTQGEIRRRRRYASAFKAKIVAACLQGDASIAQVALQHGLNTNLVQTWIRKAKRQSQLPAVPDFVPLPMPSVAADRPTPPATAEIRIEMPTARGTISVHWPVAEAAQCAQWLKGLL, from the coding sequence ATGACTACCCCAAGCACTCAGGGTGAGATTCGCCGTCGTCGTCGCTACGCGTCGGCCTTCAAGGCCAAGATCGTGGCGGCCTGCCTGCAAGGCGATGCTTCGATCGCCCAGGTCGCGCTGCAGCACGGGCTCAACACTAACCTCGTCCAGACCTGGATCCGCAAGGCCAAGCGTCAGAGCCAGTTGCCAGCCGTGCCGGACTTCGTGCCACTCCCGATGCCGTCCGTAGCAGCTGATCGGCCAACGCCTCCTGCCACCGCCGAGATCCGCATCGAGATGCCCACGGCGCGCGGCACGATCAGCGTGCATTGGCCGGTAGCCGAGGCAGCCCAGTGCGCGCAGTGGCTGAAGGGGCTGTTGTGA
- a CDS encoding transposase, with product MSQVEQQGQALEQSQKTLRHTEQVNQKLTYELALLKRHAFGKRSEKLNVLQISLLEEGVDADIAAIETELDDXASSQPAWRSTTG from the coding sequence ATGTCGCAGGTCGAGCAGCAGGGGCAGGCACTCGAGCAGAGCCAGAAAACGCTGCGTCATACCGAGCAGGTCAACCAGAAGCTGACCTATGAACTGGCGCTGCTCAAACGTCATGCCTTCGGCAAGCGCAGCGAGAAGCTCAACGTCCTGCAGATCAGCCTGCTGGAAGAGGGGGTGGATGCCGACATCGCCGCCATCGAAACCGAGCTGGACGATTTNGCGTCCTCGCAGCCGGCCTGGCGCAGCACCACGGGGTAG
- the trkI gene encoding Trk system potassium transporter TrkI, producing MFEQRRLHQRLGYQWRSWAPVLKVLSVLWMVLALFMALPWVVLLIEGEPDATAFGLSMFIVLSAVALSWLATLKVAIELKPWQMFVLTTFSWVSISGFASLPLVLGAPQLSFTNAVFESVSAITTTGSTILEGIEFLSDGLKLWRGIMQWLGGIGIIVMGIAILPFLKVGGMRLFHTESSDWSDKVMPRTGGIAKATLGVYCGFTLIAMLTYWLGGMALLDAVVHGMTTVATGGFANSDASFGAYGDRPFLLWAASLFMLAGALPFVLYIRVLRGSRLALWRDQQVQGLLLLLLIVILSLTLWRVWLGTPPFEALTHVAFNVISVVTTTGYASDDYSVWGPLAFVAFFYLTFVGGCSGSTSGGMKIFRFQVSTILLRNQLRYLTHSSGVFASRYNNQPLTDEVTRGVVAFSFFFFLTIAGLALGLSLLGLDLVTALSGAATAVANVGPGLGDTIGPSGNFAPLPDAAKWLLCVGMLMGRLEILTVLVLLTPMFWRR from the coding sequence ATGTTCGAACAGCGAAGGCTGCATCAGCGGCTCGGTTATCAATGGCGGAGCTGGGCACCGGTCCTCAAGGTGTTGTCGGTCCTCTGGATGGTCCTGGCCTTGTTCATGGCGTTACCCTGGGTGGTGTTGTTGATCGAGGGGGAGCCCGACGCCACGGCATTCGGCCTATCGATGTTCATCGTGCTGAGTGCGGTGGCGCTGAGCTGGCTCGCCACGCTGAAGGTGGCGATAGAACTCAAGCCCTGGCAGATGTTCGTACTGACGACCTTCAGTTGGGTCAGCATCAGTGGTTTTGCCAGCTTGCCCCTGGTGTTGGGTGCTCCCCAGCTTTCTTTCACCAATGCCGTCTTCGAGTCGGTGTCTGCGATTACCACCACCGGCTCGACGATTCTCGAGGGCATCGAGTTCCTCTCCGATGGCCTCAAGCTGTGGCGGGGGATCATGCAGTGGCTGGGGGGCATCGGTATCATCGTGATGGGAATCGCCATCCTGCCGTTCCTCAAGGTCGGCGGCATGCGACTCTTCCACACCGAGTCCTCGGACTGGTCCGACAAGGTGATGCCTCGCACCGGTGGTATCGCCAAGGCCACCCTGGGCGTCTATTGCGGCTTCACCCTGATCGCCATGCTGACCTACTGGCTGGGTGGCATGGCGCTGCTCGATGCGGTAGTGCATGGCATGACCACGGTGGCTACGGGGGGCTTTGCCAATTCGGATGCCTCGTTCGGGGCGTATGGCGATCGCCCCTTCCTGCTCTGGGCGGCCAGCCTCTTCATGCTGGCAGGTGCGCTACCCTTCGTGCTCTATATCCGTGTGTTGCGCGGTTCCCGGCTGGCACTGTGGCGCGACCAACAGGTGCAGGGGCTGCTGCTGCTTCTGCTGATCGTCATCCTGAGCCTTACCCTATGGAGAGTGTGGCTGGGTACGCCGCCCTTCGAGGCGCTCACCCATGTCGCCTTCAATGTGATATCCGTCGTTACGACCACCGGCTACGCCTCGGATGACTATAGCGTCTGGGGACCGCTGGCCTTCGTCGCGTTCTTCTACCTGACCTTCGTCGGCGGCTGCAGCGGCTCCACCAGTGGCGGCATGAAGATCTTCCGCTTCCAGGTGTCGACCATTCTGCTGCGCAACCAGCTGCGTTACCTGACCCACTCCAGCGGTGTGTTTGCCTCACGCTACAATAATCAACCGCTGACCGATGAAGTCACTCGCGGCGTGGTGGCCTTCTCTTTCTTCTTCTTTCTCACCATTGCCGGGTTGGCCCTGGGGCTCTCCTTGCTGGGCCTCGATTTGGTCACCGCGCTTTCCGGTGCGGCCACCGCCGTGGCCAACGTCGGGCCGGGGCTGGGTGACACCATTGGCCCGTCCGGTAACTTTGCACCGCTACCGGATGCGGCCAAATGGCTGTTATGTGTGGGTATGCTGATGGGACGGCTCGAGATACTCACCGTGCTGGTACTGCTCACGCCAATGTTCTGGCGCAGGTAG
- a CDS encoding MobA/MobL family protein: MALYHFHVNVIQRSQGRMATAAAAYRAGECIVDERTGIQHDYTRKSGVQSTALLLPGGSTEARAAFWNRIEHHHTRINAVVAREIEVSLPAELDDDQRYELAVTFARELADKYRVAIDVALHAPRTITDRDLDLNPEQFHMTDPKTGRRHNGNWHAHMLIAACHVESDGTLGKKCLNLDPIHCQRHKIPNVAERERGNWARMQNSALQRAYKADRVDHRSYADRDCDREPTAHLGGFAARMLREGTPQHSELAMLNREIMAANHKIARLREQARQERIEQSLKKRHQLQICCDLQDLEPALCRRWERIEKHEWEAWISLPGVCPASGRIVFESRMMDKLERSYHQSNAIEAAECDARGKSRVHCKAAEERARELRDIEWRTLTQPGQPSRYASRESPQSAFMRAELAVRRLLRLEAQCDRAAAIKDAMIDPDEAFANEFQELLVVNGIGAHGELSPTNQRGLEGGTQPDTEPSVPDFVRSMDR; the protein is encoded by the coding sequence ATGGCCCTGTATCATTTTCATGTAAATGTCATACAGCGCAGCCAGGGCCGCATGGCGACTGCTGCAGCTGCGTATCGAGCAGGGGAGTGTATCGTCGATGAGCGTACTGGAATTCAGCACGACTACACTCGCAAGTCTGGTGTGCAAAGCACAGCACTCCTCCTACCAGGCGGCAGTACTGAGGCGCGTGCAGCGTTCTGGAATCGCATCGAACATCATCACACGCGGATAAACGCAGTCGTGGCCCGTGAGATTGAGGTGTCGCTGCCTGCTGAGCTGGACGATGATCAGCGTTACGAGTTGGCTGTCACATTTGCCCGTGAGCTTGCCGACAAATACCGCGTTGCGATTGATGTCGCGCTCCATGCCCCGCGAACGATCACCGACCGCGACTTAGATCTGAACCCTGAACAGTTCCACATGACCGATCCGAAAACGGGCCGTCGGCACAACGGTAATTGGCACGCGCACATGCTCATTGCTGCCTGCCATGTCGAGTCCGATGGCACCCTAGGGAAAAAATGCCTCAATCTCGATCCGATTCATTGTCAGCGTCACAAAATTCCCAACGTAGCAGAGCGTGAGAGGGGGAACTGGGCAAGGATGCAGAATTCTGCTCTGCAGCGGGCATACAAAGCTGATCGTGTCGATCACCGCAGCTACGCGGATCGTGACTGCGATCGCGAGCCGACTGCACATCTAGGGGGCTTTGCAGCGCGGATGCTACGCGAGGGGACTCCGCAGCACAGCGAACTGGCGATGCTGAATCGCGAGATAATGGCAGCAAACCATAAAATAGCAAGGCTGCGTGAGCAAGCCCGCCAAGAGCGGATCGAGCAAAGCCTGAAGAAACGCCACCAATTACAGATCTGCTGTGATCTTCAAGATCTGGAGCCTGCCCTATGCCGGCGATGGGAGCGCATCGAAAAGCATGAATGGGAGGCATGGATCAGTCTGCCGGGTGTATGTCCAGCTTCAGGACGGATTGTCTTCGAGTCTAGGATGATGGACAAACTCGAGCGCAGTTATCATCAGTCCAATGCTATCGAGGCAGCAGAATGTGACGCTCGTGGGAAATCCCGAGTCCATTGTAAAGCAGCTGAGGAGCGTGCCCGGGAGCTGCGTGACATAGAATGGCGAACTCTAACGCAGCCCGGGCAGCCATCCCGATATGCTTCTCGTGAATCCCCACAATCGGCTTTTATGCGAGCGGAGCTAGCAGTACGTCGATTGCTCCGCTTGGAGGCGCAGTGTGACAGGGCGGCTGCAATCAAGGACGCGATGATCGATCCAGACGAAGCATTTGCTAACGAGTTCCAAGAGCTCTTGGTTGTGAACGGTATAGGAGCTCATGGTGAGCTATCGCCGACTAATCAACGTGGCTTGGAGGGGGGAACTCAGCCCGACACAGAGCCTTCCGTCCCTGATTTTGTCAGGTCAATGGATCGATAG
- a CDS encoding EAL domain-containing protein, whose product MVRPLTGWVVRHAVHQAAAWQRQGLALRLSINVSATNLEADDFAERLLSEMAHANLTSDAIELELTESALIGQGRAAASQLETLIAAGIRIAIDDFGTGYSSLSYLHEIPAHVVKIDRCFISELGVNPRTETLVKSMITMAHDLGYSVVAEGVENARAHQLLGSMACDEIQGYYIARPMRADAFETWLKNDCH is encoded by the coding sequence ATGGTTCGGCCATTGACCGGTTGGGTCGTACGCCATGCGGTCCACCAGGCGGCTGCCTGGCAGCGGCAAGGGCTGGCCCTGCGTCTCTCGATCAACGTCTCGGCGACCAATCTGGAGGCGGATGACTTTGCCGAGCGTCTGCTCTCGGAGATGGCACATGCCAACCTGACGAGCGATGCCATTGAACTGGAGCTGACCGAAAGTGCATTGATCGGCCAGGGTAGGGCGGCTGCGTCTCAGCTTGAAACACTCATCGCGGCAGGCATCCGAATTGCCATCGATGACTTCGGTACCGGCTACAGCAGCCTCTCGTACCTGCATGAAATCCCGGCCCATGTGGTCAAGATCGACCGCTGTTTCATCAGTGAGCTAGGCGTGAATCCCCGCACCGAAACGTTGGTCAAGTCCATGATTACGATGGCGCACGACCTGGGCTACAGCGTCGTTGCTGAGGGCGTGGAGAATGCGCGTGCTCATCAGCTGCTTGGCTCAATGGCGTGCGATGAGATTCAGGGCTACTACATCGCCAGGCCGATGAGAGCGGATGCCTTCGAGACCTGGCTAAAGAACGATTGTCACTGA
- a CDS encoding ATP-binding protein codes for MNATPDSRHASDPPPAAAPGDVEQVRRGAAKSVRLLVALSGGSEDAALVRTAHRLAERDDVRWRAIHVDNGRDDAERRLVLEKDFAMVHRLGGETRVLQGQDRAAELHDYAREHRIATLLVGCSRPSGWRVWRRTLAEQLLRRGGTFDLMVVAEARQRSRFRPRHVWQPLRLREPVVALLSVLGALVVAWGLESWLELANLSLVFLAAVLASATLAGTRAAMLSAGLGFLAFNFFFTQPRFSLAIVEHGQLLTVVFFLLVAVVVGQLAGSGRRRLLALRSSREQTYRLLTYARALSAATDRDQVGDIGVTSLERWLGVPVVLLDRDEKGVDLTIRHAAPPGMTLDAGALTAAGWSWQHRQPSGRGTENLPDQQWRLLPLVEQGRVLGIVGLKLAVRETPPGPDQEALIEALSSQLTMALERTRLVSDLGTARLSEENERLRSALLSSVSHDLRTPLASIIGSASTLRELEAQLSDEDKHELLDGILSESERLNRYIQNLLDMTRLGHGSLKIERDWISLEDLIESAIKRLGPSLEHVKIERRGIGELPLLFVHPALIEQALVNVIDNAARFSPSGGRVIIAGRLDETDRQLEVRVTDEGPGIPPAQRQAVFDMFFTGGEGDRSRYGSGLGLAICRGMLGAHGGSIAAEPGPAGSGTSIVMRLPLSEREEDAQDDG; via the coding sequence ATGAACGCCACTCCCGATTCACGCCACGCCAGTGATCCGCCGCCGGCAGCGGCGCCAGGCGATGTCGAGCAAGTTCGCCGAGGGGCGGCGAAAAGTGTGCGTCTGCTGGTGGCGCTCAGTGGCGGCAGCGAGGACGCGGCCCTGGTACGCACCGCCCATCGCCTGGCCGAGCGCGATGACGTGCGCTGGCGCGCGATACACGTGGACAACGGCCGTGACGACGCCGAACGTCGGCTGGTGCTGGAAAAGGACTTCGCCATGGTGCACCGGCTGGGCGGCGAGACCCGAGTGCTCCAGGGGCAGGACCGGGCCGCGGAGCTGCACGACTATGCCCGCGAGCATCGCATTGCCACCCTGCTGGTGGGCTGTTCCCGGCCTTCCGGTTGGCGTGTCTGGCGCCGCACCCTCGCCGAGCAGCTGCTGCGCCGCGGTGGGACCTTCGACCTGATGGTGGTGGCGGAGGCCCGGCAGCGCTCACGCTTCCGGCCGCGGCACGTCTGGCAGCCGCTGCGATTGCGCGAGCCGGTGGTGGCTCTGCTCAGTGTCCTGGGTGCCCTGGTGGTGGCCTGGGGGCTGGAGTCCTGGTTGGAGCTGGCCAACCTGTCGCTGGTGTTCCTCGCCGCGGTGCTGGCCAGTGCCACCCTGGCCGGTACCCGGGCGGCGATGCTCAGTGCCGGGCTCGGCTTCCTGGCCTTCAATTTCTTCTTCACCCAGCCGCGCTTCTCCCTCGCCATCGTTGAGCACGGACAGCTGCTCACCGTGGTCTTCTTCCTGCTGGTGGCGGTGGTGGTCGGCCAACTGGCCGGCAGCGGGCGACGCCGGTTGCTGGCGTTGCGCTCCAGCCGTGAACAGACTTATCGGCTGCTGACCTATGCCCGGGCCTTGTCGGCCGCCACCGACCGGGACCAGGTGGGCGATATCGGTGTCACGTCGCTGGAGCGCTGGCTGGGCGTTCCCGTGGTGCTGCTCGACCGGGATGAGAAGGGCGTCGACCTGACGATCCGCCACGCGGCCCCGCCCGGCATGACCCTGGACGCGGGAGCCCTCACGGCGGCGGGCTGGAGCTGGCAGCATCGGCAGCCCAGCGGCCGCGGCACCGAGAACCTGCCCGACCAGCAGTGGCGACTGCTGCCCCTGGTGGAACAAGGGCGAGTGCTGGGTATCGTGGGCCTCAAGCTGGCGGTTCGCGAGACGCCCCCGGGTCCTGATCAGGAGGCGTTGATCGAGGCGCTGTCCAGCCAGCTCACCATGGCCCTGGAGCGGACCCGGCTGGTCAGCGACCTGGGGACTGCACGGCTGTCAGAGGAGAACGAGCGGCTGCGATCGGCGCTGCTTTCGTCGGTTTCCCACGACTTGCGCACTCCTTTGGCATCGATCATCGGATCGGCCAGTACGCTGCGTGAGCTGGAGGCTCAGCTCAGCGACGAGGACAAGCATGAGCTGCTGGATGGCATCCTGTCCGAGAGCGAGCGGCTCAATCGCTATATCCAGAACCTGCTGGACATGACGCGATTGGGGCATGGCAGCCTGAAGATCGAGCGTGACTGGATTTCCCTGGAGGACCTGATCGAATCGGCCATCAAGCGCCTGGGGCCCTCCCTGGAGCACGTGAAAATCGAGCGCAGAGGGATCGGTGAGTTGCCGCTGCTCTTTGTTCACCCTGCACTGATTGAACAGGCACTGGTCAATGTCATCGACAACGCCGCCCGCTTTTCGCCGTCAGGGGGCAGGGTCATCATTGCCGGCCGTCTGGACGAGACCGACCGGCAGTTGGAGGTCCGGGTGACCGACGAGGGGCCGGGCATTCCCCCGGCACAGCGCCAGGCGGTATTCGACATGTTCTTCACGGGGGGCGAAGGCGACCGTAGCCGCTACGGCAGTGGCCTCGGCCTGGCCATTTGCCGTGGCATGCTCGGCGCCCACGGGGGCAGCATTGCGGCAGAGCCGGGGCCGGCGGGCAGCGGCACCAGTATCGTGATGCGCCTGCCGCTCAGCGAGAGAGAAGAGGACGCGCAGGATGATGGCTGA
- the tnpB gene encoding IS66 family insertion sequence element accessory protein TnpB (TnpB, as the term is used for proteins encoded by IS66 family insertion elements, is considered an accessory protein, since TnpC, encoded by a neighboring gene, is a DDE family transposase.), translating to MIRIDEIWLATEPLDMRAGPDTSLARVVKVFGAARPHCAYLFANRRGNRMKVLVHDGLGIWLCARRLNQGKFHWAATWRGDRVELSPEQVSALVQGLPWQRIGAGGVISVV from the coding sequence ATGATTCGCATCGACGAAATCTGGCTGGCCACCGAGCCCCTGGATATGCGCGCCGGACCCGATACGTCACTGGCCCGGGTGGTGAAGGTGTTTGGCGCCGCCCGGCCGCATTGCGCCTATCTCTTCGCCAACCGGCGCGGCAACCGGATGAAGGTACTGGTTCACGATGGCCTGGGGATCTGGCTATGCGCCCGGCGTCTGAATCAGGGCAAGTTTCACTGGGCGGCGACCTGGCGCGGGGATCGGGTCGAGTTGTCGCCCGAGCAGGTCAGCGCTCTGGTGCAGGGCTTGCCCTGGCAGCGAATCGGCGCCGGTGGCGTGATCTCGGTGGTCTGA